TCAGGAAAATATCGAAAAAGGTAATAAAGGAGTTGTTAAGACTTGGTCTAGAGCTTCAATGATTACTCCGGATTTTGTTGGACAAACTATCGCAGTTCACAACGGTCGTCAATTTGTACCTGTTTACGTAACAGAAAACATGGTAGGTCATAAATTAGGAGAGTTTTCACCAACAAGATCTTTTAGAGGTCATGCTGGAGCAAAAAATAAAGGTAAAAAATAATAAGAAGCTATGGGAGTTCGTAAAAGAGAAAGAGCCGAGCAGATTAAAGAAGCTAACAAGCAAATTGCATTTGCTAAGCTGAATAACTGCCCTACTTCACCTAGAAAAATGCGCTTAGTGGCAGATTTAGTTAGAGGTCAGAAGGTAGAAAAAGCTCTTAATATATTAAGATTTAGTTCAAAAGAAGCTTCTCGCAAATTAGAGAAATTGTTGTTATCGGCTATTGCTAACTGGCAAGCTAAAAACGCAGACGCTAATATGGAAGAAGCAGGCTTATTTGTAAAAGAGATCCGTGTTGATGGTGGTATGATGTTGAAAAGACTTCGTCCGGCTCCACAAGGTCGCGCACACAGAATCAGAAAACGTTCTAACCACGTTACAATCGTGATTGGAGATATTAATAACACACAAAGCAATTAATAAAGATGGGACAAAAGACAAATCCAATCGGAAATCGCCTTGGTATCATCAGAGGATGGGATTCTAACTGGTATGGTGGAAATGACTACGGTGATAAACTTGCCGAAGATCACAAAATCAGAAAGTACATTCATGCTCGTTTATCAAAAGCTAGTGTATCTAAAGTAATCATCGAGAGAACTTTGAAACTTGTAACCGTTACTATCACTACTGCCAGACCTGGTATCATTATCGGAAAAGGTGGTCAAGAGGTAGACAAGTTAAAAGAAGAACTTAAGAAAATTACTGACAAAGAGGTTCAAATTAACATCTTTGAAATTAAAAGACCTGAACTTGATGCTTACTTAGTAGGTACAAGTATCGCTCGTCAGATTGAAAGTCGTATTTCTTACAGACGTGCAATTAAAATGGCTATTGCTGCTGCTATGCGTATGAACGCTGAAGGTATCAAAGTTATGATTTCTGGTCGTTTGAACGGAGCTGAAATGGCACGTTCAGAAATGTTCAAAGAAGGACGTATTCCTCTATCAACTTTCAGAGCTGACATCGATTACTCACTAGCTGAAGCACATACTACTTATGGTAGAATGGGTATCAAAGTGTGGATCATGAAAGGTGAAGTTTACGGAAAAAGAGATCTTTCCCCGTTAGTAGGTATGGACAAAAAACAGTCTAAATCTACAGGATCTTCTTCTTCTCCAAAAGGAAATGGTAGACCTAACCAACGCAAAAGAAAGTAATTTTTAAACTAAAGAAAAATGTTACAGCCTAAAAGAACAAAATACCGTAAGGTACAGAAAGGTAAAATGAAAGGCATTTCTCAAAGAGGACATGAACTTTCTAATGGAATGTTTGGTATCAAATCTTTAGATTCGTCATTTATTACTTCTCGTCAAATCGAAGCTGCGCGTATTGCTGCAACTCGTTACATGAAAAGAGAGGGACAATTATGGATTAAAATTTTCCCAGATAAACCTATCACCAAGAAACCTCTTGAAGTACGTATGGGTAAAGGTAAAGGTGCAGTTGAATACTGGGCTGCAGTTGTGAAACCTGGAAGAATTATGTTTGAAGTTGGAGGAGTTCCTCTTTCTGTTGCAAAAGAGGCTTTACGTCTTGCTGCACAAAAACTTCCTGTTAAAACTAAGTTTATCGTTGCTAGAGATTTCGAAGCATAATCAATTTTTATTATGAAACAATCAGAAATTAAGAATCTATCTGCAGCTGAGTTACAAGGACAACTTAGTCAGTTAAAGAAGACATATGCCGACCTAAAAACAGCTCACGCTATTTCTCCAATTGAAAACCCGTTACAGTTAAGAACTGTAAGAAGATCGATTGCTAGAGTTGCCTCTGAGCTAAGCAAAAGAGAGTTACAATAATTGTATTCTGCTGAAAGATGGAAAAAAGAAATTTAAGAAAAGAAAGAATAGGTGTAGTTACAAGCAACAAAATGGAAAAATCTATTGTTGTTTCTGAAACAAGAAGAGTAAAACACCCGTTATATGGTAAGTTCGTGTTAAAGACTAAAAAATATGTTGCGCACGACGAAACAAACGATTGCAATATTGGAGATACTGTAAGAATTATGGAGACACGTCCATTAAGTAAATCTAAATGTTGGAGATTAGTTGAAATCATTGAAAGAGCGAAGTAATTATGGTACAACAAGAATCTAGATTAAAAGTAGCAGATAACACGGGAGCTAAAGAAGTTTTAACTATCCGTGTTTTAGGAGGAACGAAACGTCGTTATGCCTCTGTTGGAGATAAAATTGTAGTGTCAATTAAAGATGCAACACCAAACGGAAACGTTAAGAAAGGTGCTGTATCCACTGCAGTTGTTGTACGTACCAAAAAAGAAGTGAGAAGAGCCGACGGTTCATACATCAGATTTGACGATAACGCTTGCGTATTGTTAAATGCTGCTGGTGAAATGAGAGGAACTCGTGTTTTTGGTCCTGTAGCAAGAGAACTTCGTGAAAAACAATTCATGAAAATTGTATCATTAGCACCAGAAGTGCTTTAATTCGTTGTAAAAATGATAAAGCTAAAAATTAAATCAGGAGATATCGTAAAAGTAATCGCTGGAGACCATAAAGGTGCTGAAGGTAAAGTTTTACGTGTACTTCGCGAGAAAAATAAAGCGGTAGTTGAAGGTGTTAACATGGTTTCGAAACATACTAAACCAAGTGCAAAAAACCCTCAAGGTGGTATCGTTAAAAAAGAAGCTCCAATTCATATCTCTAATATCGCTCTAGTTGATCCTAAAACTAAGGAAGCAACAAGAGTAGGAGTTAAAGTAGAAGGAGATAAGAAAGTGAGATTTTCAAAAAAATCTAATCAAGTATTATAGTGATGGCTTATATACCTAGACTAAAAGAAGAATATAAGAGCAGAGTAATTGCTGCTCTTACAGAAGAGTACGGTTACAAAAACGTTATGCAGGTTCCTAAACTTGAAAAAATCGTTGTAAGCCGTGGTGTTGGTGCAGCTGTATCAGATAAGAAATTAGTTGATCATGCAGTTGAAGAATTAACAAAAATTACAGGTCAAAAAGCAGTATCTACCATTTCTAAAAAAGACGTTGCGTCTTTCAAATTAAGAAAAGGTATGCCAATTGGTGCTAAAGTAACTTTACGTGGAGAAAGAATGTATGAATTCTTAGATCGTTTGATCACTTCTGCATTACCACGTGTAAGAGATTTCGGTGGTATCAAAGCAACTGGATTTGATGGTAGAGGTAATTATAACCTAGGAGTTTTGGAGCAAATCATTTTCCCTGAAATTGATATTGACAAAGTAAACAAAATTGCTGGTTTCGATATTACTTTTGTAACTTCAGCATCAACAGATAAAGAAGCGAAGTCATTATTAGTACAATTAGGATTACCTTTTAAAAAGAATTAAGTTATGGCTAAAGAATCAATGAAAGCCCGCGAGGTAAAAAGACAAGCGTTGGTAGACAAGTATGCTGAAAAAAGAAAAGCTTTGTTAGAAGCTGGAGATTATGAAGGTTTACAAAAGTTACCAAAAAATGCTTCTCCTGTTCGTTTACACAATCGTTGTAAATTAACCGGAAGACCAAGAGGGTATATGCGTCAATTCGGTATTTCACGTGTAACTTTCCGTGAAATGGCTAATAATGGATTGATTCCAGGGGTTAGAAAAGCTAGCTGGTAATATAAAAGAATTATAAATTGATTAAAGGTTCGGTAAATGAGTATTTACCGAAAACCATAATCGCAAATTAATACATATGTATACAGATCCTATTGCAGATTTTTTGACAAGAGTTAGAAATGCGGTACGTGCTAACCACAAAGTGGTTGAAATTCCTGCTTCTAATTTGAAAAAAGAAATCACAAAGATTTTATTTGATCAAGGCTATATTTTAAGCTACAAATTTGATGACAGTACTGTTCAAGGTACCATCAAAATCGCTCTTAAGTATGATAAAGAAACTAAAGAGTCTGTAATTAAAGATATCCAAAGAATTAGTAAACCAGGTTTACGTAAGTACGCTGGTGCTGCTAACCTACCGAGAATCTTAAACGGTTTAGGTATTGCTATCGTTTCTACATCAAAAGGTTTGATGACTGGAAAACAAGCGAAGCAATTAAATGTTGGTGGTGAAGTAATTTGTTACGTATACTAATTAAAAGACTTACACATGTCAAGAATAGGTAAAAATCCAATTGTAATTCCAGCTGGCGTAACTGTAGAAGTTAAAGAAGGTGTAGTTACAGTAAAAGGAAAATTAGGTGAACTTACTCAGGAATTTTCAGATGTATCTGTTAAAATTGAGGATGGTCAAGTAATCGTTGAGAGATCTTCTGATCATAAAGATCAAAGAGCAAAGCACGGTTTATACAGAGCTTTAATCAGCAATATGATTGTTGGTGTTGCTGAAGGATTTACAAAACAATTAGAATTAGTTGGAGTTGGATATAGAGCATCAAATCAAGGTCAAAGACTTGATGTTGCTTTAGGTTTCTCTCACAACATCGTTCTTGAAGTAGTTCCAGAAGTAATTGTAGAAACAGTTTCTGAGAAAGGTAAAAACCCAATCATTAAGTTAGCTTCACACGACAAACAACTTTTAGGTCAAGTTGCGGCAAAGATTCGTTCTTTCCGTAAGCCTGAACCATACAAAGGAAAAGGTGTTAAATTTGTGGGTGAAGTATTAAGAAGAAAAGCAGGTAAATCAGCTTAAAAATTAAGACTATGTCATTAACAAAATCTGAAAGAAGACAAAGAATACAGTTCAGAATCAGAAAGATTGTAAGCGGAACTGCTGCTAAACCAAGACTTTCTGTTTTTAGATCTAATAAAGAAATCTATGCGCAAATCATAGATGACGTTAACGGTGTAACCTTAGTTGCAGCTTCTTCAAGAGAGAACGGAGTAACTAAAGGAACGAACGTAGAAACAGCTGCTGCAGTTGGAAAACTAATTGCAGAGAAAGCTTTGAAAGCAGGTATTGATACCATCACTTTCGATAGAGGTGGTTATTTATACCATGGACGTGTTAAATCATTAGCCGAAGGAGCTAGAGAAGCTGGACTTAAATTCTAAGAATTATGTATCATAATTATAAAAATGTAGAACTAGTAAAACCAAGTGGTCTTGAATTAAAAGACCGTTTGGTAAGTGTTAATCGTGTTACTAAAGTTACAAAAGGTGGTAGAGCTTTCGGTTTTTCTGCTATTGTAGTTGTAGGAGACGAAAACGGTGTAGTAGGTCATGGTCTAGGTAAATCTAAAGATGTGTCTGAAGCTATTGCTAAAGCAGTAGAAGATGCAAAGAAGAATCTGGTTAGAATTCCTTTGGCAAGTCATACTATTCCTCACGAACAAAAAGGTAAATTTGGTGGAGCACGTGTATTCTTGATGCCTGCATCACATGGTACCGGAGTTATTGCTGGTGGTTCTGTAAGAGCCGTAGTAGAATCTTTAGGTATTCATGATGTATTGTCAAAATCACAAGGTTCATCAAACCCACACAATGTTGTTAAAGCTACTTTTGATGCTTTATTACAATTGAGAAGTGCTCACACTGTTGCAAAACAAAGAGGTATTTCTTTAGAGAAAGTATTCAAAGGTTAATTCAAGGAAATTATGGCAAAAATTAAAGTAAAACAAGTAAAAAGTCAAATCAACTGTCCTCTTACACAAAAGAGAACATTAGAAGCTTTAGGTCTTCGTAGATTAGGACAAGTTGTTGAGCATGAAGCAACTTCTGCTATCCTTGGAATGGTAAATAAAGTTCAACACTTAGTTTCTGTAGAAGAAACTAAATAATAACAGTATTCGTTATGAATTTAAGTAATTTACAACCAGCTGAAGGGTCAACACACAATCAAAATAAAAGATTAGGTAGAGGAGAAGGTTCTGGTAAAGGTGGTACTGCTGCACGTGGTCACAAAGGAGCTAAATCTCGTTCTGGTTATTCTAAAAAGATTGGTTTTGAAGGAGGTCAAATGCCTTTACAAAGACGTGTACCTAAGTTTGGTTTCAAAAACATCAACCGAGTAGAGTACCAGGGTGTTAATTTAGACACACTTCAATTATTAGTTGATAATGGAGTTGTTACTGATACTGTTGATTTTTCAGTTTTAGTAGACAATCGTTTAGCAACAAAAAATAGCTTAGTAAAGATTTTAGGAAGAGGAGAGCTTAAAGCAAAACTAAAAGTAACTGCTCACAAATTTACTGCTACTGCAAAAGCGGCTATCGAGGCTGCAGGTGGAGAAGTAGTAACTTTATAATCTTTATAGACAGATGAAGAAATTTATAGAATCATTAGTAAATGTTTGGAAGATAGAAGAACTAAAAAATAAAATTTTAGTTACTCTAGGATTGTTATTAGTTTATCGTTTAGGTGCGCAAGTAACACTTCCAGGTATTGATGCTACTAAATTGCAAAGTTTATCTAGTCAAACAGATCAAGGTATTGGTTGGTTAATCAATGTATTTACAGGTGGTGCGTTCTCGCAGGCATCTGTATTTGCATTGGGTATCATGCCGTATATTTCAGCGTCAATTGTAGTTCAGTTAATGGGAATCGCGGTTCCTTATTTACAGAAACTACAAAAAGACGGTGAGAGCGGAAGAAAAAAGATCAACCAAATCACAAGATGGTTAACTATTGGTATTACCCTATTGCAAGGTCCAGGTTATATTTATAACTTGTATAAACAATTGCCTGCTGATGCCTTTTTATTAGGATTTAGTTCATTCTCATTCTTATTCTCATCTGTAATCATCTTAGTTACAGGTACGATTTTTGCAATGTGGTTAGGTGAAAAAATTACTGATAAAGGTATTGGAAACGGTATTTCTTTGTTGATCATGGTGGGTATTCTTGCCCGATTGCCTCAGGCTTTCATTCAGGAATTCTCTTCCCGTGTAACAGAAAATAACGGAGGGCCTATGCTTATCGTTTTAGAAGTAATTATTTGGTTATTAATCATCATTGCTTGTATTTTATTAACCATGGCTGTTAGAAAAATACCGGTACAATACGCTCGTCGTACAACAGCCGGAGATTTCGAACAGGACATGATGGGAGGTAACAGACAATGGATTCCTTTAAAGCTTAATGCTTCAGGAGTTATGCCGATTATCTTCGCACAAGCAATTATGTTTATTCCTGCTGCAGTTGCTGGTTTGTCAACTTCAGATGCGGCTCAAACTATCACTACGAGCTTCCAAAATATCTTTGGATGGCAGTATAATTTAGTTTTTGCCTTATTAATCATAATTTTTACTTACTTTTACACCGCAATTACAGTACCTACAAATAAAATGGCAGATGATCTGAAGCGTAGCGGAGGTTTCATCCCTGGAATTCGTCCGGGTGTTGAAACAGGAGACTACCTGGATAAAATCATGTCACTTATAACTTTTCCAGGTTCGTTATTCTTGGCTTTAATAGCTGTGTTCCCAGCTATTGCAGTAAGCCTTTTAGGAGTACAACAAGGGTGGGCAATGTTTTATGGCGGAACATCGTTACTTATTATGGTGGGTGTTGCAATTGATACTATTCAACAAATAAATTCTTATTTATTGAATAAACATTATGATGGTTTGATGAAAAGTGGTAAAAATAGAAAAGCAGTAGCTTAATTTTTATGGCAAAACAATCAGCAATAGAACAAGACGGATCAATCATTGAAGCATTGTCAAATGCGATGTTCCGTGTAGAATTAGAAAATGGACACATAGTAATTGCTCATATCTCTGGTAAAATGCGTATGCATTATATCAAATTATTACCTGGTGATAAAGTGAAGTTAGAGATGAGCCCTTACGATTTGTCTAAAGCAAGAATTACTTATAGATACTAAAGGCTATTAAAATGAAAGTAAGAGCATCAGTTAAAAAAAGAAGTGCCGAGTGCATTATTGTGCGTAGAAAAGGAAGATTATACGTTATTAATAAAAAGAATCCTAGATTTAAACAAAGACAAGGATAGTTATGGCAAGAATTGCAGGGGTAGATATACCTAAAAACAAAAGAGGAATCATCGCTTTAACCTATATCTTCGGAATTGGGAATAGTAGAGCTAAAGAGATTTTAGAAAAAGCTAACGTAAGCGAAGATAAAAAAGTTCAAGACTGGAATGATGACGAGATCGGAGCGATCCGTGAAGCCGTTTCTTATTTCAAGATTGAAGGTGAATTACGTTCTGAGATTTCATTAAACATCAAACGTTTAATGGATATCGGATGTTATAGAGGAATTCGTCACAGAGCTGGACTTCCATTAAGAGGTCAAAGAACTAAGAACAACTCTAGAACAAGAAAAGGTAAAAGAAAAACTGTTGCTAACAAGAAAAAAGCAACTAAATAATAAGTAGTAGTATGGCTAAGGCAAGTACAAAAAAACGTAAAGTTATCGTTGAATCAACAGGCGAAGCTCATATTAATGCTACCTTTAACAACATCATCATCTCGTTAACAAACAAGAAAGGTGAAGTTATTTCTTGGTCTTCAGCTGGTAAAATGGGCTTTAGAGGTTCTAAAAAGAACACTCCTTATGCAGCTCAAATGGCAGCAGAAGATTGTAGCAAAGTAGCGTTAGAAGCAGGTCTTAAAAAAGTAAAAGTTTACGTAAAAGGTCCTGGAAATGGTAGAGAATCTGCCATCAGATCTCTTCATAACGGAGGAATAGAAGTTACAGAAATTATTGATGTAACTCCAATGCCACACAATGGTTGTCGTCCTCCAAAAAGAAGAAGAGTTTAATTATAATAGTATAACCTAAGGTAGGAATAAGATTATCGGAGGAAAGACCTGAATTCATAATCCCTACCTTTTTTTAATTTTTAGCAATGGCAAGATATACTGGTCCACAAACTAAAATTGCTCGTAAATTTGGCGAAGCAATCTTCGGAGATGATAAAGCCTTCGAAAAAAGAAATTACCCTCCAGGGCAACATGGTTTAGCGAAAAAAAGAGGTAAAAAATCTGAGTACGCTATTCAGTTAATGGAAAAGCAAAAAGCTAAGTACACTTACGGAATTTTAGAACGTCAGTTCAGAAGTTTGTTTGAAAAAGCATCTGCATCAAGAGGTGTTACAGGTGAAGTTTTAATCCAATTATGTGAGTCAAGACTTGATAACGTAGTATACAGAATGGGTATCGCTCCTTCTCGTCGTGCTGCACGTCAAATCGTTTCTCACAGACATATCACGGTTAATGGAGAAGTAGTAAACATTCCTTCTTATCACTTAAAACCTGGTGACAAAGTTGCAGTTCGTGAAAAATCAAAATCTCTTGAAGCTATCGAACGTTCGTTATCTAATTCTAGCACTGTTTACGAATGGATTACTTGGAACAATGAAACTAAAGAAGGTACTTTCGTTTCTGTACCTGCTAGACTTCAGATTCCAGAAAACATTAAGGAGCAGTTAATCGTAGAGTTGTACAACAAATAATAATTAGACATCAGTCGAAATAAATATGGCAATATTTAATTTTCAAAAGCCCGATAAAGTTATCATGATCGATTCAACCGATTTTGAAGGTAAATTTGAATTTAGACCTTTAGAACCGGGATATGGATTGACTGTTGGTAACGCATTAAGACGTGTTTTGCTTTCTTCTTTAGAAGGATATGCAATCACTTCGGTTCGTATTGAAGGAGTGGATCACGAATTCTCTACAATATCAGGAGTGGTTGAAGATGTAACAGAAATTATATTGAATCTTAAACAAGTACGTTTCAAACGTCAGATCGAAGATATCGATAACGAATCTGTTTCTATCTCTTTTTCAGGTAAGGATCAATTGACAGCTGGAGATTTTCAAAAGTTTATCTCTGGTTTTCAGGTACTAAACCCGGATTTGGTTATCTGCAACCTTGATAGCAAAATTACCATAAACATGGAATTAACTATTGAGAAAGGTCGTGGTTACGTTCCTGCAGAAGAAAACAAAAAACAAAACGCACCTATAGGAACTATTTTTACAGATTCTATTTACACACCAGTAAAGAACGTAAAATATTCAATAGAAAATTTCCGTGTTGAGCAAAAAACTGACTACGAAAAATTAGTTTTTGAAATCATTACAGATGGTTCTATTCACCCTAAAGATGCATTAACAGAAGCAGCTAAAACGTTGATTCATCACTTTATGTTGTTCTCTGACGAAAGAATTACACTTGAGGCTGATGAAATTGCACAAACAGAATCGTATGATGAAGAGTCATTACATATGAGACAATTGCTTAAAACTAAGCTTGTTGATATGGACTTATCTGTAAGAGCATTAAATTGTTTAAAAGCGGCTGAAGTTGATACACTTGGCGATTTAGTATCATTTAATAAAAATGATCTGATGAAGTT
This region of Flavobacterium inviolabile genomic DNA includes:
- the rpsS gene encoding 30S ribosomal protein S19, with translation MARSLKKGPFVHYKLDKKVQENIEKGNKGVVKTWSRASMITPDFVGQTIAVHNGRQFVPVYVTENMVGHKLGEFSPTRSFRGHAGAKNKGKK
- the rplV gene encoding 50S ribosomal protein L22 codes for the protein MGVRKRERAEQIKEANKQIAFAKLNNCPTSPRKMRLVADLVRGQKVEKALNILRFSSKEASRKLEKLLLSAIANWQAKNADANMEEAGLFVKEIRVDGGMMLKRLRPAPQGRAHRIRKRSNHVTIVIGDINNTQSN
- the rpsC gene encoding 30S ribosomal protein S3; protein product: MGQKTNPIGNRLGIIRGWDSNWYGGNDYGDKLAEDHKIRKYIHARLSKASVSKVIIERTLKLVTVTITTARPGIIIGKGGQEVDKLKEELKKITDKEVQINIFEIKRPELDAYLVGTSIARQIESRISYRRAIKMAIAAAMRMNAEGIKVMISGRLNGAEMARSEMFKEGRIPLSTFRADIDYSLAEAHTTYGRMGIKVWIMKGEVYGKRDLSPLVGMDKKQSKSTGSSSSPKGNGRPNQRKRK
- the rplP gene encoding 50S ribosomal protein L16 yields the protein MLQPKRTKYRKVQKGKMKGISQRGHELSNGMFGIKSLDSSFITSRQIEAARIAATRYMKREGQLWIKIFPDKPITKKPLEVRMGKGKGAVEYWAAVVKPGRIMFEVGGVPLSVAKEALRLAAQKLPVKTKFIVARDFEA
- the rpmC gene encoding 50S ribosomal protein L29; protein product: MKQSEIKNLSAAELQGQLSQLKKTYADLKTAHAISPIENPLQLRTVRRSIARVASELSKRELQ
- the rpsQ gene encoding 30S ribosomal protein S17, whose product is MEKRNLRKERIGVVTSNKMEKSIVVSETRRVKHPLYGKFVLKTKKYVAHDETNDCNIGDTVRIMETRPLSKSKCWRLVEIIERAK
- the rplN gene encoding 50S ribosomal protein L14, whose amino-acid sequence is MVQQESRLKVADNTGAKEVLTIRVLGGTKRRYASVGDKIVVSIKDATPNGNVKKGAVSTAVVVRTKKEVRRADGSYIRFDDNACVLLNAAGEMRGTRVFGPVARELREKQFMKIVSLAPEVL
- the rplX gene encoding 50S ribosomal protein L24 → MIKLKIKSGDIVKVIAGDHKGAEGKVLRVLREKNKAVVEGVNMVSKHTKPSAKNPQGGIVKKEAPIHISNIALVDPKTKEATRVGVKVEGDKKVRFSKKSNQVL
- the rplE gene encoding 50S ribosomal protein L5 → MAYIPRLKEEYKSRVIAALTEEYGYKNVMQVPKLEKIVVSRGVGAAVSDKKLVDHAVEELTKITGQKAVSTISKKDVASFKLRKGMPIGAKVTLRGERMYEFLDRLITSALPRVRDFGGIKATGFDGRGNYNLGVLEQIIFPEIDIDKVNKIAGFDITFVTSASTDKEAKSLLVQLGLPFKKN
- the rpsN gene encoding 30S ribosomal protein S14, whose amino-acid sequence is MAKESMKAREVKRQALVDKYAEKRKALLEAGDYEGLQKLPKNASPVRLHNRCKLTGRPRGYMRQFGISRVTFREMANNGLIPGVRKASW
- the rpsH gene encoding 30S ribosomal protein S8 — translated: MYTDPIADFLTRVRNAVRANHKVVEIPASNLKKEITKILFDQGYILSYKFDDSTVQGTIKIALKYDKETKESVIKDIQRISKPGLRKYAGAANLPRILNGLGIAIVSTSKGLMTGKQAKQLNVGGEVICYVY
- the rplF gene encoding 50S ribosomal protein L6 gives rise to the protein MSRIGKNPIVIPAGVTVEVKEGVVTVKGKLGELTQEFSDVSVKIEDGQVIVERSSDHKDQRAKHGLYRALISNMIVGVAEGFTKQLELVGVGYRASNQGQRLDVALGFSHNIVLEVVPEVIVETVSEKGKNPIIKLASHDKQLLGQVAAKIRSFRKPEPYKGKGVKFVGEVLRRKAGKSA
- the rplR gene encoding 50S ribosomal protein L18, whose protein sequence is MSLTKSERRQRIQFRIRKIVSGTAAKPRLSVFRSNKEIYAQIIDDVNGVTLVAASSRENGVTKGTNVETAAAVGKLIAEKALKAGIDTITFDRGGYLYHGRVKSLAEGAREAGLKF
- the rpsE gene encoding 30S ribosomal protein S5 — protein: MYHNYKNVELVKPSGLELKDRLVSVNRVTKVTKGGRAFGFSAIVVVGDENGVVGHGLGKSKDVSEAIAKAVEDAKKNLVRIPLASHTIPHEQKGKFGGARVFLMPASHGTGVIAGGSVRAVVESLGIHDVLSKSQGSSNPHNVVKATFDALLQLRSAHTVAKQRGISLEKVFKG
- the rpmD gene encoding 50S ribosomal protein L30, which gives rise to MAKIKVKQVKSQINCPLTQKRTLEALGLRRLGQVVEHEATSAILGMVNKVQHLVSVEETK
- the rplO gene encoding 50S ribosomal protein L15, encoding MNLSNLQPAEGSTHNQNKRLGRGEGSGKGGTAARGHKGAKSRSGYSKKIGFEGGQMPLQRRVPKFGFKNINRVEYQGVNLDTLQLLVDNGVVTDTVDFSVLVDNRLATKNSLVKILGRGELKAKLKVTAHKFTATAKAAIEAAGGEVVTL
- the secY gene encoding preprotein translocase subunit SecY produces the protein MKKFIESLVNVWKIEELKNKILVTLGLLLVYRLGAQVTLPGIDATKLQSLSSQTDQGIGWLINVFTGGAFSQASVFALGIMPYISASIVVQLMGIAVPYLQKLQKDGESGRKKINQITRWLTIGITLLQGPGYIYNLYKQLPADAFLLGFSSFSFLFSSVIILVTGTIFAMWLGEKITDKGIGNGISLLIMVGILARLPQAFIQEFSSRVTENNGGPMLIVLEVIIWLLIIIACILLTMAVRKIPVQYARRTTAGDFEQDMMGGNRQWIPLKLNASGVMPIIFAQAIMFIPAAVAGLSTSDAAQTITTSFQNIFGWQYNLVFALLIIIFTYFYTAITVPTNKMADDLKRSGGFIPGIRPGVETGDYLDKIMSLITFPGSLFLALIAVFPAIAVSLLGVQQGWAMFYGGTSLLIMVGVAIDTIQQINSYLLNKHYDGLMKSGKNRKAVA
- the infA gene encoding translation initiation factor IF-1; translation: MAKQSAIEQDGSIIEALSNAMFRVELENGHIVIAHISGKMRMHYIKLLPGDKVKLEMSPYDLSKARITYRY
- the ykgO gene encoding type B 50S ribosomal protein L36 produces the protein MKVRASVKKRSAECIIVRRKGRLYVINKKNPRFKQRQG
- the rpsM gene encoding 30S ribosomal protein S13 yields the protein MARIAGVDIPKNKRGIIALTYIFGIGNSRAKEILEKANVSEDKKVQDWNDDEIGAIREAVSYFKIEGELRSEISLNIKRLMDIGCYRGIRHRAGLPLRGQRTKNNSRTRKGKRKTVANKKKATK
- the rpsK gene encoding 30S ribosomal protein S11 → MAKASTKKRKVIVESTGEAHINATFNNIIISLTNKKGEVISWSSAGKMGFRGSKKNTPYAAQMAAEDCSKVALEAGLKKVKVYVKGPGNGRESAIRSLHNGGIEVTEIIDVTPMPHNGCRPPKRRRV
- the rpsD gene encoding 30S ribosomal protein S4 → MARYTGPQTKIARKFGEAIFGDDKAFEKRNYPPGQHGLAKKRGKKSEYAIQLMEKQKAKYTYGILERQFRSLFEKASASRGVTGEVLIQLCESRLDNVVYRMGIAPSRRAARQIVSHRHITVNGEVVNIPSYHLKPGDKVAVREKSKSLEAIERSLSNSSTVYEWITWNNETKEGTFVSVPARLQIPENIKEQLIVELYNK
- a CDS encoding DNA-directed RNA polymerase subunit alpha yields the protein MAIFNFQKPDKVIMIDSTDFEGKFEFRPLEPGYGLTVGNALRRVLLSSLEGYAITSVRIEGVDHEFSTISGVVEDVTEIILNLKQVRFKRQIEDIDNESVSISFSGKDQLTAGDFQKFISGFQVLNPDLVICNLDSKITINMELTIEKGRGYVPAEENKKQNAPIGTIFTDSIYTPVKNVKYSIENFRVEQKTDYEKLVFEIITDGSIHPKDALTEAAKTLIHHFMLFSDERITLEADEIAQTESYDEESLHMRQLLKTKLVDMDLSVRALNCLKAAEVDTLGDLVSFNKNDLMKFRNFGKKSLTELDELVAVKGLTFGMDLTKYKLDKE